In Scleropages formosus chromosome 18, fSclFor1.1, whole genome shotgun sequence, one DNA window encodes the following:
- the tmem67 gene encoding meckelin: MATGTLLCASLLFLLLQGEICRCQRLTIPLRRPSDCGVQHFFDISSFTCVKCGPNQTRSKSGTSCVCQTGFRVLSSNGPSITCQQCPVSKPGVTRDGYGCLRCPGGLSDDGTCQCPAGSILVERDLNGNLLDEGRCEACNEVDPAFSIPDSTGSRCTRCQESFINTSLSCTCGPANMLVGGLCFPPNNLPASVTSNVVFDQLALPVQSAWFSVNLHSSALSCLIFSNLTACQALGNMCVMNMYSQSVASDACGLYNTIFRATAPLGSAHAISYWRSNLPWLYYGDQPGLASRTLRTEALPTGFSFKGGNKNTDISFTAAVYNAKGDFLRWESVGKGNLQLCPDTDIRLDAAYTFGTAYKQSCILSLSSIITDFPEPLFYDIFMDMSQSSSNNGERTLMPVPVQNLNLKLNGQFVNQASNMNNWYLTRRVFLVDALSGREGMLSAMPKVVRVATTIKISFQLVPNTMKGEVYPPLISISYSDILVSNIKTQTIPVSFSVEYKMDQSEAQVKTDIALGVLGGVSVLYALLKTASWKRRIASPLIDLTTIMKFLLFYAGDLANVFFVITVGTGLYWLIFYKAQQFVSVLLPLPDQEEKFITYVACAFALKTVQFLHKLINQLSVDIFFIDWERPRGKAIKTIDGAGEARNIPSPVSIWRTYFVANEWNEIQTIRKINPTFQVVAALFFLEVVGFSNLASRDPSSALHRDPEDYKSPWSLILRYGVTTAMWLVIGLLQVLFFTVFHERFVEDKIRQFVDLCSISNISVLLLSHRCFGYYIHGRSVHGHADTNMEEMNSNLKREAENLCGQRGLLPNTDIQTFQISITNKLRQQYDRILEPLTRRNAPSRLIDASANPFEQNTKAYHTMNKFLSAFIDHAHRDLDYIVKDKLAFERLVGMEFMEAIDRSIFYNDESHSFSDVLYYGNEATLLIFDTLFFCIVDLCSQNFVLAAVLTYLQQQVFQLIRNIFGRRNLASKTLVDKRFLI, encoded by the exons ATGGCGACGGGGACGCTCTTGTGCGCGTCGCTcttgttcctgctgctgcaagGGGAGATTTGTCGCTGCCAGCGCTTGACGATTCCCCTGCGGCGGCCCTCCGACTGCGGTGTCCAGCACTTCTTTGATATCTCCAGTTTTACCTGCGTGAAGTGCGGACCAAACCAAACACGCAGTAAATCCG GCACGtcttgtgtgtgtcagacagGATTCCGGGTGCTTTCCAGTAACGGCCCCTCAATCACATGTCAGCAGTGTCCAGTCAGCAAACCG GGCGTTACAAGAGATGGTTACGGATGTCTGCGGTGTCCTGGAGGCCTAAGTGATGATGGGACGTGTCAGTGCCCAGCAGGGAGCATACTGG TGGAAAGGGACCTAAATGGGAACCTCCTGGACGAAGGCAGGTGTGAGGCTTGTAACGAGGTGGACCCTGCTTTCTCAATACCCGACTCAACCGGGAGCAG GTGTACGAGATGTCAGGAGTCCTTCAtcaacacatctctttcatGCACCTGCGGTCCAGCAAACATGCTT GTGGGAGGGTTATGTTTCCCTCCAAATAATCTGCCAGCATCCGTCACGTCCAATGTCGTCTTCGATCAGTTG GCACTTCCTGTGCAGTCAGCGTGGTTCTCCGTGAACCTGCACTCCTCAGCTCTGTCCTGCTTG ATCTTCTCCAACCTCACAGCCTGCCAAGCTTTGGGGAACatgtgtgtgatgaacatgtACTCGCAGAGTGTGGCCAGTGACGCCTGCGGACTGTATAACACCATCTTCAGAGCGACGGCTCCCCTGGGATCAGCCCATGCCATCTCTTACTG GAGGTCTAATCTTCCTTGGCTGTACTATGGAGACCAGCCTGGCCTGGCATCCAGGACCCTCAGGACAGAAGCTCTGCCTACAGGATTCAGCTTCAAAGGGGGCAACAAG AACACGGACATCAGCTTCACTGCCGCCGTCTATAATGCGAAAGGAGACTTCCTACGATGGGAAAGCGTTGGAAAAGGAAACCTGCAG CTGTGTCCCGATACGGACATTCGACTCGATGCCGCTTACACATTTGGGACGGCGTATAAGCAAAGT TGTATCCTGTCACTGTCCAGCATCATAACGGATTTCCCGGAGCCTttgttttatgacatttttatgGACATGAGccagagcagcagcaacaacgGGGAACGAACCCTCATGCCTGTACCTGTCCAGAACCTCAACCTGAAGCTCAACGGGCAGTTTGTTAATCAAG CAAGCAATATGAACAACTGGTACCTGACACGGCGGGTCTTTCTGGTGGACGCTCTGAGTGGACGCGAGGGCATGCTGTCTGCCATGCCAAAGGTCGTACGAGTGGCAACAACCATAAAGATAAG TTTCCAGCTCGTACCCAACACTATGAAAGGAGAAGTTTACCCACCTTTGATATCGATCTCATACTCCGATATCCTGGTCTCTAATATAAAGACGCAGACGATTCCT GTGTCGTTCTCAGTGGAGTACAAGATGGACCAGAGCGAAGCTCAAGTCAAGACTGAT ATCGCTCTCGGTGTCCTGGGTGGAGTTTCTGTGCTGTATGCCCTCCTCAAGACAGCCAGCTGGAAGAGGAGAATCGCCTCGCCCTTGATCGATCTCACT ACAATTATGAAATTCCTGCTCTTCTACGCTGGAGACCTGGCcaatgttttctttgtcatcACAGTGGGGACTGGTCTCTATTGGCTCATTTTCTATAAG GCTCAGCAGTTTGTGTCCGTCCTCCTGCCGCTGCCTGACCAGGAGGAGAAGTTCATCACCTATGTGGCGTGTGCTTTTGCACTGAAG ACAGTCCAGTTTTTACACAAACTGATCAATCAGTTGTCTGTGGATATATTCTTTATCGACTGGGAACGGCCCAGAGGAAAAGCGATCAAGACCATAGATG GTGCAGGGGAAGCGAGGAACATCCCTTCCCCAGTCAGTATATGGAGGACGTACTTTGTTGCCAACGAGTGGAACGAGATCCAGACCATCCGCAAGATCAACCCCACCTTTCAGGTGGTGGCTGCCCTCTTCTTCTTAGAG GTCGTGGGCTTCTCCAATCTGGCTTCGAGGGACCCTTCCTCGGCTCTACACCGGGACCCCGAAGACTACAAGTCCCCCTGGAGCCTCATCCTGAGGTATGGCGTAACCACGGCCATGTGGCTCGTCATCGGGCTCCTGCAG GTGCTGTTCTTTACGGTTTTTCATGAGAGATTTGTGGAGGACAAAATCCGCCAGTTTGTGGACCTCTGCTCCATCAGTAAC ATCTCCGTTTTACTGCTATCCCATCGCTGTTTCGGCTACTACATCCACGGGCGCTCCGTCCATGGCCACGCAGACACCAACATGGAGGAGATGAACTCCAACTTGAAAAGGGAAGCG GAAAACTTGTGTGGCCAGAGGGGACTGCTCCCCAACACAGACATCCAGACCTTCCAGATCTCCATCACCAATAAGCTGCGGCAGCAATACGATAGGATTCTGGAGCCTCTGACCCGG AGAAACGCCCCCTCACGGCTGATTGACGCCTCGGCCAACCCGTTTGAGCAGAACACCAAAGCGTACCACACCATGAACAAGTTCCTGAGCGCCTTCATAGACCAC GCACATCGTGACCTGGACTACATTGTAAAAGACAAACTGGCTTTTGAAAGACTTGTTGGAATGGAGTTCATGGAAGCCATAGATAGAAGCATTTTTTATAATG ATGAATCCCATTCATTCAGCGACGTTCTTTACTATGGCAACGAAGCCACTCTGCTCATTTTCGACACGCTTTTCTTCTGCATCGTGGACCTGTGTAGTCAGAATTTTGTATTGGCTGCGGTGCTCACctacctgcagcagcag gtcttTCAGCTGATCCGCAACATCTTTGGTCGAAGGAACCTGGCATCTAAAACACTAGTAGACAAGCGATTCCTTATATAA
- the LOC108940742 gene encoding uncharacterized protein LOC108940742 isoform X1: MDSVEGEPQVQQQQQQQKKMKNAGAKKKQQLGDIVFMAKNGTIQTIQSLEKRLKVVTDPVIGLQFVWEYRSPSKSVPPHYQCKLCKVQRLQNEMSAHITGWKHCFKYLKKNHSDKIPHEEEQAIKDPSIRRAVKEIAADVEKAEGRGKLRVVLKEPFEVAAFQGMPSAMVKTRMPGPVRDGRFPGGFPEPLFPGEFPPGGMRPDFPMGMPMRRFPPDMPMGGGGGGGGGGGGGFPDGMPMPRHGGSSGRPFPGGMPMRMLSDDMPGKMRDADMDPRRYSDDMPMRMGSDSSFGMGPRSMSPGRRYPDDFPGSQMGSSGDRMMTGMQKGPENNSLPATLLKYLDTFRIENENDAQIVLKVTQKLTDVLMEYRLRSVSAGSSFKNTSSSSMNSLSSMNSMGPMNSMNFTPRQSGGGDRYSGSLSGPSRFYN; encoded by the exons ATGGATAG CGTGGAAGGTGAGCCTCAAGtccagcaacaacagcagcagcaaaagaaGATGAAAAACGCTGGAGCAAAG aaaaagcagcagctcgGTGATATAG TGTTCATGGCTAAAAATGGCACCATCCAAACCATCCAATCCCTGGAGAAACGGCTGAAAGTAGTCACTGACCCAGTCATTG GTCTTCAGTTTGTGTGGGAGTACCGAAGCCCCAGCAAGTCTGTTCCTCCACACTACCAGTGCAAGTTGTGCAAGGTGCAGCGGTTGCAGAATGAGATGAGCGCTCACATCACAGGCTGGAAGCACTGCTTCAAATATCTG AAAAAGAACCACTCTGACAAGATTCCTCACGAAGAAGAGCAGGCCATCAAGGATCCTTCAATCCGCAGAGCTGTCAAGGAGATTGCTGCAGATGTGGAGAAGGCTGAGGGGCGGGGGAAGCTCAGG GTTGTTCTGAAAGAACCATTTGAAGTGGCTGCCTTCCAAGGAATGC CATCTGCGATGGTTAAGACAAGGATGCCAGGTCCAGTCAGAG ATGGCAGGTTTCCCGGAGGCTTCCCAGAACCCTTATTTCCTGGCGAGTTTCCACCAGGGGGAATGCGGCCCGACTTCCCAATGGGCATGCCCATGCGGAGATTCCCTCCCGACATGCccatgggtggggggggtggtggtggtggtggtgggggtggtggttTTCCCGACGGCATGCCCATGCCACGCCATGGCGGTAGCTCTGGGCGCCCCTTCCCAGGTGGTATGCCCATGCGAATGCTCAGTGATGACATGCCTGGAAAGATGCGAGATGCAGACATGGACCCTCGCAGGTACTCAGATGACATGCCCATGAGAATGGGGAGTGACAGCAGTTTCGGGATGGGTCCACGTAGCATGAGTCCCGGGCGCCGGTACCCAGATGACTTTCCTGGTAGTCAGATGGGCAGCTCTGGTGACAGGATGATGACTGGAATGCAGAAGGGTCCAGAGAACAACAGCCTGCCTGCCACCCTGCTGAAGTACCTG GACACGTTTCGCATTGAGAATGAAAACGATGCCCAGATCGTGCTAAAGGTGACCCAGAAGTTGACAGATGTGTTGATGGAATACCGGCTCAGGAGCGTGTCTGCG ggatcCAGTTTCAAGAACACATCCTCCAGTTCTATGAACTCCCTCAGCTCTATGAACTCAATGGGGCCCATGAACTCCATGAACTTTACCCCAAGGCAATCTGGGGGAGGTGACCGGTACTCTGGAAGTCTCTCAG GCCCATCCAGATTCTACAACTGA
- the LOC108940742 gene encoding uncharacterized protein LOC108940742 isoform X2 produces MAKNGTIQTIQSLEKRLKVVTDPVIGLQFVWEYRSPSKSVPPHYQCKLCKVQRLQNEMSAHITGWKHCFKYLKKNHSDKIPHEEEQAIKDPSIRRAVKEIAADVEKAEGRGKLRVVLKEPFEVAAFQGMPSAMVKTRMPGPVRDGRFPGGFPEPLFPGEFPPGGMRPDFPMGMPMRRFPPDMPMGGGGGGGGGGGGGFPDGMPMPRHGGSSGRPFPGGMPMRMLSDDMPGKMRDADMDPRRYSDDMPMRMGSDSSFGMGPRSMSPGRRYPDDFPGSQMGSSGDRMMTGMQKGPENNSLPATLLKYLDTFRIENENDAQIVLKVTQKLTDVLMEYRLRSVSAGSSFKNTSSSSMNSLSSMNSMGPMNSMNFTPRQSGGGDRYSGSLSGPSRFYN; encoded by the exons ATGGCTAAAAATGGCACCATCCAAACCATCCAATCCCTGGAGAAACGGCTGAAAGTAGTCACTGACCCAGTCATTG GTCTTCAGTTTGTGTGGGAGTACCGAAGCCCCAGCAAGTCTGTTCCTCCACACTACCAGTGCAAGTTGTGCAAGGTGCAGCGGTTGCAGAATGAGATGAGCGCTCACATCACAGGCTGGAAGCACTGCTTCAAATATCTG AAAAAGAACCACTCTGACAAGATTCCTCACGAAGAAGAGCAGGCCATCAAGGATCCTTCAATCCGCAGAGCTGTCAAGGAGATTGCTGCAGATGTGGAGAAGGCTGAGGGGCGGGGGAAGCTCAGG GTTGTTCTGAAAGAACCATTTGAAGTGGCTGCCTTCCAAGGAATGC CATCTGCGATGGTTAAGACAAGGATGCCAGGTCCAGTCAGAG ATGGCAGGTTTCCCGGAGGCTTCCCAGAACCCTTATTTCCTGGCGAGTTTCCACCAGGGGGAATGCGGCCCGACTTCCCAATGGGCATGCCCATGCGGAGATTCCCTCCCGACATGCccatgggtggggggggtggtggtggtggtggtgggggtggtggttTTCCCGACGGCATGCCCATGCCACGCCATGGCGGTAGCTCTGGGCGCCCCTTCCCAGGTGGTATGCCCATGCGAATGCTCAGTGATGACATGCCTGGAAAGATGCGAGATGCAGACATGGACCCTCGCAGGTACTCAGATGACATGCCCATGAGAATGGGGAGTGACAGCAGTTTCGGGATGGGTCCACGTAGCATGAGTCCCGGGCGCCGGTACCCAGATGACTTTCCTGGTAGTCAGATGGGCAGCTCTGGTGACAGGATGATGACTGGAATGCAGAAGGGTCCAGAGAACAACAGCCTGCCTGCCACCCTGCTGAAGTACCTG GACACGTTTCGCATTGAGAATGAAAACGATGCCCAGATCGTGCTAAAGGTGACCCAGAAGTTGACAGATGTGTTGATGGAATACCGGCTCAGGAGCGTGTCTGCG ggatcCAGTTTCAAGAACACATCCTCCAGTTCTATGAACTCCCTCAGCTCTATGAACTCAATGGGGCCCATGAACTCCATGAACTTTACCCCAAGGCAATCTGGGGGAGGTGACCGGTACTCTGGAAGTCTCTCAG GCCCATCCAGATTCTACAACTGA
- the rbm12ba gene encoding RNA binding motif protein 12Ba — MAVVVRLQGLHIEAGPGDIREFFSGLYIPEGGVHIVGGDLGEAFIIFTKRSDGQLALRRTGAILKGSQVELSLSSKAELHQKLASCLKRCEPLKMGRKRKHADAPDAAVTLLLSLVSAVGSLQKKKPVAPEGPPSPDNCAKSSSVSNSIETLAAPRGEASPAPSRNTRYLSLRGLPRSVTKREICSFFKNLEVKEVIVNIRTDRGYVCLVKFASEQDSREGLKYDGQSMGPFCVEVSEATEDAWFNAVDVCEKSNKCQRKPSATRVGGSPKRHDSELVSPSGEHSYSVMVQNLPRRTTKTEIKQLFRCNYVPNNQVLHLLDNQGNRTDTAFITFDRKEDYLSAMELNGCSFFSRTISVSPIAKEYMLAMIKKRAVRPPRCIDKYRDDGPREETYLYMRNLPADIRKIEIQDFFRSFDLTEECITLLRDSWGMCIGEAIIRFRSKHAAKIAETKNGRCFLGVRVLLSCINMQQVEELLHRQR, encoded by the coding sequence ATGGCGGTTGTCGTACGGCTCCAGGGCCTGCACATTGAGGCAGGTCCTGGAGATATCCGTGAATTCTTCAGCGGTTTGTATATACCTGAAGGCGGAGTGCACATTGTTGGCGGAGACCTCGGAGAAGCGTTTATAATATTTACCAAGAGGAGCGACGGGCAGCTGGCGCTTCGGCGGACGGGCGCCATCCTCAAGGGCTCTCAGGTGGAGCTCTCGCTGAGCAGCAAAGCGGAGCTGCATCAGAAGTTGGCATCCTGTTTGAAAAGGTGCGAGCCGTTGAAGATGGGCCGTAAAAGGAAGCACGCGGACGCACCGGATGCCGCTGTGACGCTTCTGCTCAGCTTGGTTTCAGCTGTGGGATCGCTGCAGAAGAAAAAACCAGTAGCACCCGAGGGACCGCCGTCGCCAGACAACTGTGCCAAGAGCTCTTCTGTGTCTAATTCCATCGAGACTCTTGCGGCGCCACGAGGGGAGGCGTCCCCGGCGCCCTCTCGGAATACGCGATACCTAAGTCTCCGTGGTCTGCCCAGATCCGTCACGAAGCGTGAGATTTGCAGCTTCTTCAAAAACCTGGAGGTCAAGGAAGTGATTGTGAACATAAGAACCGATCGAGGCTACGTATGCTTGGTGAAGTTCGCCAGCGAACAGGATTCGCGCGAAGGGCTGAAGTACGACGGACAAAGCATGGGACCGTTTTGTGTTGAAGTGAGCGAGGCGACGGAGGATGCGTGGTTTAATGCGGTTGACGTGTGTGAAAAGTCAAACAAATGTCAGAGGAAGCCCTCAGCCACCCGTGTGGGGGGGTCGCCGAAAAGGCACGACTCGGAATTGGTGTCACCAAGCGGTGAACACTCTTACTCCGTAATGGTTCAAAATCTACCCAGGAGAACAACAAAAACGGAGATTAAACAGCTATTTAGGTGCAATTATGTTCCCAACAACCAGGTTTTGCATCTGCTCGATAACCAGGGCAACAGGACTGATACAGCATTTATCACGTTTGACCGAAAGGAGGATTACTTATCTGCGATGGAACTCAACGGGTGCAGCTTCTTCTCCCGGACGATTAGCGTTTCTCCAATTGCGAAGGAATATATGTTagcaatgattaaaaaaagggCAGTGCGTCCTCCCAGGTGCATTGATAAGTATAGGGATGATGGTCCAAGGGAGGAAACGTACCTGTATATGAGAAATCTCCCCGCCGACATCCGCAAAATTGAAATACAAGACTTCTTCCGCAGCTTCGACCTTACAGAGGAGTGCATCACTCTGCTCCGTGACAGTTGGGGCATGTGCATTGGCGAGGCTATTATCAGGTTCCGATCCAAGCATGCTGCTAAAATAGCTGAAACTAAGAATGGGAGGTGCTTCCTGGGAGTGCGTGTATTACTGTCATGTATAAACATGCAGCAAGTGGAGGAGCTGCTACACAGGCAACGCTGA